A window from Enterocloster bolteae encodes these proteins:
- a CDS encoding DUF4397 domain-containing protein, whose amino-acid sequence MNNQSYHTDRMNEYPDTLLTTAELGEADVPVTPLPNPGEGGPVDSGGNQNNGANVPVIPLPNPGEGGPVDSGNRPGFPPIFRPIFPGNSGSVTVIPGVTFPCYNCTATSFGRVRILNASTGYQPFYVYLGNWMVASGLGNGDITGYVQSASGTQTVTVSGANGYVYIQKTVQVRASASMTIAIINTASGLDIMEISDISCNAPSGTSCLRTCNLSLNLGPFDVSIGNQNSSYTAFSNVRYREVTPYTSFYPGWYQLYISRTGSYPNTSVATTSANMSANTSYTLYIFNAPNATDGLKTLVVSN is encoded by the coding sequence ATGAACAATCAGTCCTATCATACAGACAGAATGAATGAGTATCCGGACACCCTCCTGACCACGGCAGAGCTGGGGGAGGCCGATGTTCCCGTTACTCCTCTTCCCAATCCGGGCGAGGGCGGTCCTGTGGACAGCGGCGGCAATCAGAATAACGGCGCCAATGTCCCGGTCATACCTCTTCCCAATCCAGGTGAAGGCGGCCCTGTGGACAGCGGCAACCGTCCCGGCTTTCCGCCTATCTTCCGGCCTATTTTCCCCGGCAACAGCGGTTCTGTCACCGTGATTCCCGGCGTCACCTTCCCATGCTACAACTGCACCGCCACCAGCTTCGGCAGGGTGCGCATCCTCAATGCTTCCACCGGGTACCAGCCCTTTTACGTGTACCTGGGCAACTGGATGGTGGCAAGCGGCCTGGGGAATGGGGACATAACAGGCTACGTCCAGTCTGCCTCCGGCACCCAGACCGTCACCGTGTCAGGAGCCAACGGCTATGTGTACATCCAGAAGACCGTGCAGGTACGCGCCTCCGCCTCCATGACCATTGCCATCATCAATACGGCAAGCGGCCTGGACATCATGGAAATATCCGACATCTCCTGCAACGCGCCTTCCGGCACCAGCTGTCTGCGGACCTGCAACCTTTCGCTGAACCTGGGGCCCTTCGACGTATCCATCGGCAACCAGAACTCCTCCTATACTGCGTTCAGCAATGTACGCTACAGGGAAGTGACCCCTTACACCAGCTTCTATCCGGGGTGGTACCAGCTCTACATCTCCAGGACCGGCTCCTATCCCAACACCTCAGTGGCAACCACCTCCGCCAACATGAGCGCCAATACATCCTACACTCTGTATATCTTCAATGCCCCAAACGCAACGGATGGGCTGAAGACGCTGGTGGTGTCCAACTAA
- a CDS encoding YabP/YqfC family sporulation protein — protein sequence MSWEPKKTAVSALGLPRDVILGDVLISFVGRSQVNVENYRSILIYTDTLIKLQARNCKVVIHGARLKIDYYTAEEMKITGQVGSLEFET from the coding sequence ATGTCATGGGAACCAAAGAAAACAGCCGTATCCGCACTGGGGCTGCCCCGGGACGTGATTCTGGGGGATGTGCTTATAAGCTTTGTGGGCAGGAGCCAGGTGAATGTGGAAAATTACAGGAGCATCCTGATTTACACGGATACCCTGATTAAGCTCCAGGCCAGGAACTGCAAGGTGGTGATTCACGGAGCCCGCTTAAAGATTGATTATTATACGGCGGAGGAGATGAAGATAACCGGCCAGGTCGGTTCTTTGGAATTTGAAACATAA